The genomic region GACCCCACCCGCGCCCACCAGGGCCGACGAGGCCCGACCGAGGGTTTTCCCTGCCCAACTCCCTTAGGGGGTTCCCTCATTGGGAGCCCGCCCTGCCGGGCTCTAGCTTTGTCGCGTGCCGCTCGCCGGGCACACGGAGATCCGAACAACGGCGTCAGGGTCACCGTGCACCACCCACCCGCGCGACCCCCCACCGGCAACTCCCCGAGGAGACCCATGTTCGGGTTCGACCGTGCCAAGAAGGCCGCCGCCGTCGCCACCGCGACCGCTGCCGCCGCCGCGACCGCGCTGCTCGCCGCTCCCGCCGCCGTCGCCGCGCCCCAGCCGATCGTCGGCGGTACCACGACCACGACGACCGCGTACCCGTTCGTCATGCAGATCACGGATGCCTCACAGAGCCAGTTCTGCGGCGGCACGCTGGTCTCGCCCACCAAGGTCGTCACCGCCGCCCACTGCATGGTCGGCGAGACCACCAGCAGCGTGCGCGTCGTCGGCGGCCGCACCTACCGCAACGGCACCAACGGCACGGTCAGCAGAGTCAGCAAGATCTGGATCCACCCGAGCTACACCGACGTCACCAACGGCGACGACGTGGCCGTGCTGACACTGTCGACGTCGATGCCGTACACGCCGGCGAAGTTCGTCTCCTCCTCGCAGACTTCGGTGTACGCGGCCGGCACCACCGCCCGCATCCTCGGCTGGGGCACCACCTCCTCCGGCGGCAGCGCCTCCAACCAGCTGCGCACCGCGACCGTACCGACCGTGTCCGACTCCAGTTGCGCGAGCTCCTACGGCTCCGACTTCGTGCAGAGCGACATGGTGTGCGCCGGAAAGACCTCCGGCGGCGTGGACACCTGCCAGGGCGACAGCGGCGGCCCCCTGCTCATCGGGGGCGTCCTGGCAGGCATCACTTCCTGGGGCGAGGGCTGCGCCCAGGCCGGTTACCCGGGTATATACACCCGGCTGACGACCTTCTCCAACCTGGTCACGACGCAGGTCAACTCGTAGCCGGGCAAAGCTCCTGAGCACCCCTCAGGTGAAATACCAGGGGGCGTTGCGGGCCTCCACGAGCGGCCCGCAACGCCCCCTCTCCATGTCATCGTCCGGGTTCGGGGGCTTGAATGGGCCGCAGACGGGAGTGATGCTCATGGTTTCCGCCGATCGGCTCGCTGGTCGAGCGGTCGGTGGCGGTGTACTTGACGGTGAAGCTGGCGGGCGCCGCGTATCTGGTCTTCCTGGGTGTGCAGGCGTTCCGGCACCGCAAGCAACTCAAGGCGTCGCAGATCAGCACCCGGCCGGCCGAACCGGCCCGCGGCGGCCTCCGTACGCTCCTGGACGGGGTCCTCGTCGGTGTCACGATCCCGAAGGGCGTGCTGTTCTTCGCCGCCGTCCTGCCGCAGTTCGTGGAGCACTCGGCGGGCCATGTCACCCTCCAGATGCTCCTGTTGGGTCTCGTACCGATCTCGATCGGCCTGGTCACGGACACCCTGTGGGGCCTGACGGCGTCGGCGGCCCGCACCTGGTTCGCCCGCTCCGACCGCCGCCTTTCGCTGATCGGCGGGGCGGGCGGCTGCACGATGATCGGCCTGGGCGTGACGGTGGCGGTGACGGGCCGGGCGGACTGAGCCGCCGCTCCCGTCAGGTGCGTACGGCGCCGAAGCGGATGTCGTAGGACGTCTCCGGGTGCATCATCCGCAGCATCCGCTCCGCCTCGGCGGTGACCTCGTCCCGCTGCGCCCCGGTGAGCCGGCCGAAGGGCTCGATGACGAGCGCGTGCTCCTCCAGTCGCCACAGACCCGCGAGGAACCCGTCGACGAGGAGGGTGCGGTGGGCGACGTTGCCCTGCCAGGCGCGGCCCCGGTACTCGGGCGGGACGACGCGGGTGCGGTCGGCGTGGGAGAGCAGCAGATTGTCGAACTCGGGCAGGAAGCGCGGCGGGGCCGGGGTGTCCGGGTCGGGGCGGGGGGCGTCCGGCAGGTCGAAGAGCTCGACGCCTCCTGCGTCCCGGAACGTGACCAGTCGCGGGCGGAGGCGTTCGAAGGCTTCGCGCAACCGGGTCAGTCCGGCCCAGGTCTGCATGTCCCGCACGGAGGCCGGGCCGAAGGCGGCGAGGTAGCGCAGCACGACCGCATCCGGTGTGGCGGCCGGTCCGGCGGGGCGGCCGAGCCAGTGCTCGGCGGTGGTCAGGCTGACCTGCCCGCTGTGGCCCCACAGGCCGCGCGGGGTCACCTGCACGAGCGGCAGACGGCACCGGGCGGCGACGGCCAGGGCCTGCGGGTCGGCGTCGGGCCACTCCTGGAGCAGGGCCTCGCGCAGTTGCTTCATGGTGCGGGGCTCGGTCTCGACGAGGTCGCGGGCGAGGGCGGCGAGCCGGTCCAGGTCGACACCGGCGAGCCCCTTGCGGAAGTTCGTCAGCTCCCGGTCCCGGGCCGGCTGCACCAGCGGACGCAGGGTGAGGCAGTCGTCCGCGGTGTGGGTGTGGATGGTGGAGCGCACCGTGACGATCCGGACGACCTCGCGATCGGCCATCAGCCGGGACAGCGCCTCGGGGGCGAAGCCGTCGAGGCGGGCGGCGAGCGCGTAGTACGGAGGCTTGACGTTCTGCGCCTGGAGGCCGACCAGGTGCTCGACGGCCGCGGCGGCGGAGATCCGGGCCGGGCGCAGGAGCAGCTGCCGGTCGAGGGTGGCGCGGTTGAGGGCCCGGGTACCGAGGTGGGGTGCCGGGCCGGCGACGCTCCGCTTGCTGTTCGTCATGGGGGCACGGTAGCGAGAGTCGCGGACAGGTTCTGGCCGCGATGGTCGCGGACCTCACGCGCCGGGTCCGGGGTCCGGCTGGACGGCGGATTCGATGCCGGCGCGGGCCGCTTCCAGCTGGGCGGCGAACGCGATGCCGAGGAAGAGCGCGACGGCGGTGAGGTTGGCCCACAGCAGCAGGGCGATGAAGGCGGTGAGCGGTCCGTACACGGCGCCGAAGGCACCGCTCTCCTCGACGTACAGCGCGAGCAGCCAGGTGGCCGACACCCACAGCAGCAGATGCACGGCCGAGCCGAAGGCCAGCCAGGTGTAGCCGGGCTGGACGCGGCGGGGCGACCAGCGGAAGATCACGGCGGAGGCCACCCAGGCCAGCGCGAGCCCCACGGGAATGTCGAGCACGCCCCACCACCGCGACCCGCTGTCCTGCCAGCCGGCCGAGTCCGCCACCGCGTCGCCCACGGCCTCGCCCGCGACGAGGACGACGAACCCCAGTACCAGGGGCAGGCCGGCGGCGAGCGCGAGAGCGATCGCCCGCCCGTACTTGCGCGGGAAGGGACGGTCGCGCTCGATGCCGTAGATGCGGTTGGCGCCGCGCTCGATCTGGCCCATGGCCGAGGCGAGGTTCAGCAGCGCGAAGCCCAGTCCGAGCCACAGGGCGAGCGTGCTCCAGACATCGCCGTGCGCGGTGCGCCGCGTCCCCTCGAAGGCGTCCTCGACGATCTGCGCGCTGGCACCCGGCACGATCCGGCCGAGGGTGAGTTCGATGACCCGGCCCACGCCCTCCGTGTGCACCGACGTGGCCAGCCCGACGAGCGCCACGGTGCACGGGACCAGCCCGAGCACCACCTGGAAGGCGAGGGCCCGCGCGTTGGTGAAGCCGTCCGCGTATCGGAACCGTGTGAAGGAGTCGGCCAGCAGCCGCAGCCCTCCGTAGTGGCGCAGGGCGGTGAACGCCTCGTCTCCGGAGAGCTCGTCTCCGATCATGTCCCGGGTCTGCGGGACGTGGACGGCGGTACCCATGGCGTGGACGCTCCTTGTCGTCGGGCTGCTCCTTGTCCGGTTGCCCCGTGAACCTCTCCCCTCTCGCATCCGGCCGGTACCGGCCTGCCAGGGAATTCCGGGCCGGTTCCGCCATCCGGCGGTCGGCTCATCGGGCAGCTCCGCCCGAGATCACCCGGGCGTTTGGTCCATCACCGCGGCGGGCAGGGAGATCCGCCAGGCGACGCACCCGGCCAGAGCGAGCCCGGCGACGGCCAGGAGGCTGCTGGCGAGGAACGGGTCGGCGCCGCCCAGGGCGGGAGCGAACCCGATGCCGACGTAGAGCGTGACGCCGGTGGAACCGCCCAGCTGGTCGGCGGCTCGCTGAACGCCCGAGGCGATGCCGGCGTCGTCCTCGGTCACGCCGGTCACCGCGACGTACTGCAGCCCGACGATCCCGAACCCCATTCCGGCCGCGATGAGCGTCATGGCCGGAATCATCGCCCAACCGGTGGCCCCGAGCGCGGAGACCACAGCGATGGCTGCCATCGCCAGCACGGTGAAGCCGATCCCGGCCAGGACACAGGCCCGGGCGCCCCACCGTCCGAGCAGCCGGGGAACCAGCACCGAGGCCGCGATCAGGGACACCGCCAGGGGCAGCATCGTCAGACCGGCCTGAAGCGGGCCGGCGCCCGACCGGTCCTGGAGGTAGTAGGTGAACAGCAGGAACGAGGTGGACAGGGCCGCGCTCAGCAGGGCGGTGGCGAGGTTGGCCAGGACGCGCGGCCGGTTGCGGAAGAGCCGCAGCGGCACGAGCGGGTCCCGTGAACGGCGCTCGACCCTGACGAACAGGGCTC from Streptomyces chartreusis NRRL 3882 harbors:
- a CDS encoding S1 family peptidase, encoding MFGFDRAKKAAAVATATAAAAATALLAAPAAVAAPQPIVGGTTTTTTAYPFVMQITDASQSQFCGGTLVSPTKVVTAAHCMVGETTSSVRVVGGRTYRNGTNGTVSRVSKIWIHPSYTDVTNGDDVAVLTLSTSMPYTPAKFVSSSQTSVYAAGTTARILGWGTTSSGGSASNQLRTATVPTVSDSSCASSYGSDFVQSDMVCAGKTSGGVDTCQGDSGGPLLIGGVLAGITSWGEGCAQAGYPGIYTRLTTFSNLVTTQVNS
- a CDS encoding winged helix DNA-binding domain-containing protein yields the protein MTNSKRSVAGPAPHLGTRALNRATLDRQLLLRPARISAAAAVEHLVGLQAQNVKPPYYALAARLDGFAPEALSRLMADREVVRIVTVRSTIHTHTADDCLTLRPLVQPARDRELTNFRKGLAGVDLDRLAALARDLVETEPRTMKQLREALLQEWPDADPQALAVAARCRLPLVQVTPRGLWGHSGQVSLTTAEHWLGRPAGPAATPDAVVLRYLAAFGPASVRDMQTWAGLTRLREAFERLRPRLVTFRDAGGVELFDLPDAPRPDPDTPAPPRFLPEFDNLLLSHADRTRVVPPEYRGRAWQGNVAHRTLLVDGFLAGLWRLEEHALVIEPFGRLTGAQRDEVTAEAERMLRMMHPETSYDIRFGAVRT
- a CDS encoding YihY/virulence factor BrkB family protein — protein: MGTAVHVPQTRDMIGDELSGDEAFTALRHYGGLRLLADSFTRFRYADGFTNARALAFQVVLGLVPCTVALVGLATSVHTEGVGRVIELTLGRIVPGASAQIVEDAFEGTRRTAHGDVWSTLALWLGLGFALLNLASAMGQIERGANRIYGIERDRPFPRKYGRAIALALAAGLPLVLGFVVLVAGEAVGDAVADSAGWQDSGSRWWGVLDIPVGLALAWVASAVIFRWSPRRVQPGYTWLAFGSAVHLLLWVSATWLLALYVEESGAFGAVYGPLTAFIALLLWANLTAVALFLGIAFAAQLEAARAGIESAVQPDPGPGA